One Megalops cyprinoides isolate fMegCyp1 chromosome 17, fMegCyp1.pri, whole genome shotgun sequence DNA window includes the following coding sequences:
- the slc5a6a gene encoding solute carrier family 5 member 6a encodes MEGVVEMHFTTVDYVIFTILLVASTGIGLFYAFSGGRQRTTQEFLMADRSMSCLPVSLSLLATFQSAVAILGAPSEIYANGTQYWFLGCSYFLGLLIPAHVFIPVFYRLRLTSAYQYLELRFNKTVRICGTVTFIFQMVIYMGVVLYAPALALNAVTGFDLWGAVLAMGLVCTLYTTLGGLKAVIWTDVFQTIVMFAGQLAVIVVGTHQAGGISEVWRKAQNGSRISGLNLNPDPLERHTFWTLGVGGVFLMLALYGVNQAQVQRYLSSRTEKEAVMSCYVVFPCQQIVLTLGCLMGLVMFARYGEDSPLDKGYVSATDQMVLYFVMDVLQDLPGLPGLFVACLFSGALSTISSAFNSLATVTMEDLIKPHFPAMTEARATMLSKGLALAYGLVCLAMAYIASLMGSVLQAALSIFGMVGGPLLGLFCLGMFFPWANPTGAVTGLVAGLVMAFWIGIGSFVARFTASAPTPLPPINTTVLPSAGNMTTAAMTTLVSMVTTKPRPTGLQAFYSLSYMWYSAHNSTTVVVVGLIVSFLTGPMKEKDLTPGTVYPVLGNLLFFLPERYREKLCCVTPLEQKAKAIDTQPYKMAQKESNGVAYSKEDDRTEDEEQEEEGQASPRPSCRLSHMVQETAL; translated from the exons ATGGAGGGCGTGGTGGAGATGCACTTCACCACGGTGGACTATGTGATCTTCACCATCCTGCTGGTGGCCTCCACGGGCATCGGGCTCTTCTACGCCTTCTCTGGGGGCCGCCAGCGCACCACGCAGGAGTTCCTGATGGCCGACCGGAGCATGAGCTGCCTGCCCGTCTCCCTGTCCCTGCTCGCCACCTTCCAGTCGGCCGTGGCCATCCTGGGCGCGCCCTCTGAGATCTACGCCAACGGGACGCAGTACTGGTTCCTGGGCTGCTCCTACTTCCTGGGGCTTCTCATCCCGGCACACGTCTTCATTCCCGTTTTCTACAGGCTGCGCCTCACCAGCGCCTACCAG tactTGGAGCTGCGCTTCAATAAAACGGTCCGCATCTGTGGGACGGTGACCTTTATCTTTCAGATG GTGATCTACATGGGTGTGGTCCTGTACGCCCCAGCCCTGGCACTTAATGCAG TTACTGGATTTGACCTCTGGGGGGCAGTGCTGGCTATGGGACTGGTGTGCACCCTGTATACAACATTG GGGGGGCTGAAGGCCGTCATCTGGACGGACGTCTTCCAGACGATCGTGATGTTCGCCGGGCAGCTGGCTGTCATCGTGGTGGGCACCCATCAGGCTGGGGGCATAAGCGAGGTCTGGAGGAAGGCCCAAAACGGGAGCCGTATCTCCGGCCTGAA CCTGAACCCCGACCCCCTGGAGAGGCACACCTTCTGGACGCTGGGCGTCGGCGGGGTGTTCCTGATGCTGGCGCTGTATGGGGTGAACCAGGCTCAGGTGCAGCGGTACCTGAGCTCTCGCACGGAGAAGGAGGCCGTCAT gtcCTGCTACGTGGTGTTCCCCTGTCAGCAGATTGTTCTGACGCTGGGGTGTCTGATGGGGCTGGTCATGTTTGCGCGCTACGGCGAGGACAGCCCTCTGGATAAGGGCTACGTCTCCGCAACTGACCAG aTGGTGCTGTATTTTGTGATGGACGTCCTGCAGGACCTGCCTGGGCTGCCGGGACTCTTTGTGGCCTGCCTGTTTAGTGGAGCTCTCAG TACGATCTCCTCAGCCTTTAACTCCCTGGCCACCGTAACCATGGAGGACCTCATTAAACCGCACTTCCCGGCTATGACAGAGGCCAGAGCCACAATGCTCTCCAAGGGTCTTG CGCTGGCCTACGGGCTGGTGTGCCTGGCCATGGCCTACATTGCCTCTCTAATGGGATCAGTGCTGCAG GCGGCACTCAGTATCTTCGGGATGGTGGGTGGTCCGCTGCTCGGCCTGTTCTGTCTGGGAATGTTCTTTCCGTGGGCCAACCCCACC GGCGCAGTGACGGGGCTGGTGGCAGGTCTGGTCATGGCCTTCTGGATCGGTATCGGAAGCTTTGTGGCCCGTTTCACCGCCTCCGCCCCAACCCCTCTGCCCCCAATCAACACCACAGTCCTGCCGAGCGCGGGTAACATGACCACGGCGGCCATGACCACGCTCGTCAGCATGGTCACCACCAAGCCCAG gccCACAGGGCTTCAGGCCTTCTACTCTCTGTCATACATGTGGTACAGCGCTCACAATTCCACcacggtggtggtggtgggactCATCGTCAGTTTCCTCACAG GTCCGATGAAGGAGAAGGACCTGACTCCGGGTACCGTGTACCCTGTGCTTGGAAACCTGTTGTTCTTTCTGCCTGAGCGTTACAGAGAGAAGCTTTGCTGTGTCACCCCACTGGAGCAGAAG GCCAAAGCCATTGACACCCAGCCCTATAAGATGGCACAGAAAGAGAGCAACGGCGTGGCCTACTCCAAAGAGGATGACAGGACGGAGGatgaggagcaggaagaggagggacagGCCAGCCCCCGGCCCTCGTGTCGCTTGTCCCACATGGTGCAGGAGACAGCCTTGTGA